From a single Xiphophorus maculatus strain JP 163 A chromosome 5, X_maculatus-5.0-male, whole genome shotgun sequence genomic region:
- the LOC102223250 gene encoding NACHT, LRR and PYD domains-containing protein 12-like isoform X1 → MSKTEQSGERPVNMEHDQHMDIIKKNLKASLQKRFTWTYEGTSDSWIKLQDVYTKLFIVQQADQPGCVQHEILHHFMLPDEKSPHTEFNYEQINSLDIFKPGKKHFQQQSTHCKSIQRVMTKGIAGIGKTFAVQNFSLNWAEGKSNQHIDLIFVLPFRELNMIKDGEHSLLQLLLYFYPELKPLKDAKRLINEKILFILDGLDENRYLLDFKEAMSVTDINQKTTVDVLLINLIRGNLLPDALLWITSRPAAASQIPSKYIDQVTEVQGFTDQEKNKYFRKRLSSVQKAEELLSGLRGMISFHLMGHIPVFCWVIAEVFKKGWSDRRITTMTELYIYYVLIQTKRTTQKYESKSSKKESRKRISNLQNTGFLLNLSRLAFEQLHKGNIIFYEEDLTDCGIDADDASLFCGLCSEILKQEFGLYQKKMFSFVHLSFQEFLAAVYVFHCCKTNDLGPLRSFLGVDPTDMSFLELQKKVVDKAVQSEKGQLDLFLCFFLGLSLRPNQEMIQILLPQTESSSDTTDSLKAYIRSFHADNIPTERCINLFLCKFELKEREFQDDIGKYLKLGVRLSTIDCSVLSTLLQMSGEVIEELDLTRCCILDSGTEKLLQLVGNCKKAVLKSRHVLDFNLHILLSILQSEDSSLQELCLHGSHTVQTALPFELFAVLERPVCKLQTLRLSGFPLDSMRCRQLATVLQAKQSNLTTLDLTNCTYSYVKNYSGNILEHEKKEKYEDFIDEATPLTRISTGLIGPLCKLKEFGMKSCNLRSGCCQVFASALSSNSQLRKLDLSCNQIQDLGVQLLSVGLGESDCQLESLRLSCCGISQEGCASLASALKSNPVHLIELDVSYNHPGQLGVKMLLERLEDPKCRLEKLNLDHDEDYWINPQLLNKYACDLTFDINTANEYLILSECNRTVSLMQEKQKYPDHPERFQYEGQVMCREALTGRRYWEVEATSVQNMGVAFKEVQRKGCDFQMDWSDKTWMLHNYLLHGFTFRHGHQEVYVPITFIDDQEFVARPRPMRVGLFLDWPAGILCFYWLSGDTRTLLHTFHSTFTEPVYPAFTVQAFSLTLLTVEKLEPDHVPLGFTPEVSRETIGVSYSFQFPGSGLFRCSLTGLVFGVTREAELTYKTQIWDEKLLQTANKLPGGPLFSIECPQGCITELQLPHCQPAAAQQPDCLSVGHITDDGMIVLPPLRVTETHVVLSVSHLSGFGVVLDQIKKFLTKPIRGQVLLFLRQLQRPLSILSVILLPSNVPLQDVKEQHSGSKFIQAPSFCSFHKGKTYRLHSDPAGLTIQPKTAQFFENYGPNYHATFEITLSTRAEDVTVKVQSPEEENVWDYALHLPAPASPGPADQRRLRLGESLSAEEKLRSVRPDFIDHVSNPVLDKLLDELQHCRVISDAEADQIRTKPRAEKARELIDSVRKKGAEASSRMTSALCSNDPYLSSELGLL, encoded by the exons ATgtctaaaacagagcagagtgGAGAAAGACCTGTAAACATGGAACATGACCAACATATggacatcattaaaaaaaatcttaaagccAGTCTTCAGAAAAGATTTACCTGGACATACGAGGGAACGTCCGACAGTTGGATCAAACTCCAGGATGTTTACACAAAGCTCTTCATTGTGCAACAGGCTGACCAACCAGGCTGCGTCCAACATGAGATTCTGCATCATTTCATGCTCCCTGATGAAAAATCACCACATACAGAGTTTAACTATGAGCAAATCAACAGTCTGGACATTTTTAaaccaggaaaaaaacatttccaacaacAATCAACACATTGTAAATCCATCCAACGAGTGATGACAAAAGGCATTGCTGGTATCGGGAAAACGTTTGCCGTCCAAAACTTTTCTCTAAACTGGGCAGAGGGCAAATCCAATCAGCACATTGATTTAATCTTCGTCCTCCCTTTCAGAGAGCTGAACATGATTAAAGATGGGGAACAcagtctgctgcagctcctcctttACTTCTACCCTGAGCTCAAACCACTCAAAGATGCAAAACGGCTAATTAACGAGAAAATCCTGTTCATCCTTGATGGCCTGGATGAAAATCGATATCTACTGGACTTTAAAGAAGCCATGAGTGTGACTGATATAAATCAGAAAACTACGGTTGATGTGTTGCTCATCAACCTGATCAGAGGCAATCTGCTGCCTGATGCTTTGCTGTGGATTACATCCAGACCTGCTGCAGCCTCCCAGATTCCCTCGAAATACATTGACCAGGTGACAGAAGTGCAGGGATTCACCGACCAAGAAAAGAACAAGTACTTCAGAAAGAGACTGAGTTCTGTCCAGAAGGCTGAAGAACTGCTGTCAGGTCTCAGAGGGATGATAAGCTTCCATTTAATGGGACATATACCTGTGTTTTGTTGGGTTATTGCTGAGGTATTTAAGAAGGGATGGAGTGACCGAAGAATCACAACAATGACTGAGTTGTACATCTATTATGTCCTGATCCAAACcaaaagaacaacacagaaatATGAGTCAAAGAGTTCCAAGAAAGAATCCCGAAAGAGAATATCAAATCTTCAGAACACTGGTTTCCTGTTAAACCTATCCAGACTGGCCTTTGAGCAGCTTCATAAAGGAAACATCATCTTCTATGAGGAAGACCTGACAGACTGTGGCATTGATGCTGATGACGCTTCTTTGTTTTGTGGGCTTTGCTCAGAAATCTTGAAGCAAGAATTTGGTTTGTACCAAAAGAAGATGTTCAGTTTTGTGCATTTGAGCTTTCAGGAGTTTCTAGCTGCTGTTTATGTTTTCCACTGCTGCAAGACGAACGACCTCGGTCCTCTGAGGTCATTCCTGGGAGTTGACCCTACAGATATGAGTTTCCTGGAGCTGCAGAAAAAGGTCGTAGATAAAGCTGTGCAGAGTGAGAAGGGTCAGTTAGacctgtttctctgtttcttcctTGGACTCTCACTGAGGCCAAATCAAGAAATGATTCAAATTTTGCTTCCCCAGACAGAGAGCAGCTCAGACACTACTGACAGTTTAAAAGCCTACATAAGGAGTTTTCATGCTGATAACATCCCAACAGAGAGGTGCATTAATCTTTTCCTCTGCAAGTTTGAGCTCAAAGAAAGAGAATTTCAGGATGACATTGGGAAGTATCTGAAATTAGGAGTGAGACTCTCAACCATTGACTGCTCAGTGCTGTCAACGCTGCTGCAGATGTCTGGTGAAGTGATCGAAGAGCTCGATCTGACGAGATGCTGTATATTGGATTCTGGGACTGAGAAGCTTCTTCAGCTAGTAGGGAACTGCAAGAAGGCTGT ACTGAAGAGCAGACATGTGCTAGACTTTAACCTCCACATACTGCTGTCCATCCTTCAGTCAGAAGATTCAAGCTTACAAGAACTGTGTCTGCATGGTTCTCATACCGTACAGACGGCTCTTCCTTTTGAACTCTTCGCTGTGCTGGAAAGGCCTGTGTGTAAACTGCAGACCCTCAG attgtctggTTTCCCTCTGGACTCCATGAGGTGTCGCCAACTTGCCACCGTGCTTCAAGCCAAACAATCCAACTTGACAACATTGGACTTGACAAACTGTACTTACAGTTATGTTAAGAATTACTCTGGGAATATTTTAGAACAtgagaagaaggaaaaatatgaagattttatTGACGAAGCGACTCCGTTGACTCGGATTTCTACCGGATTGATTGGGCCTCTTTGCAAACTGAAGGAATTTGg AATGAAGAGCTGTAATTTGAGAAGTGGATGCTGTCAGGTGTTTGCCTCGGCTCTGAGCTCCAACAGCCAGCTGAGAAAACTCGATTTGAGTTGCAACCAGATCCAGGATTTGGGAGTGCAGCTCCTCTCTGTTGGTCTGGGCGAGTCAGACTGTCAGCTGGAGTCTCTCAG ATTGTCATGCTGTGGGATCTCACAGGAAGGATGTGCCTCTTTGGCCtcggctctgaagtccaaccctgTCCATCTAATAGAGCTGGACGTTAGCTATAACCACCCGGGTCAGCTTGGAGTCAAGATGCTCCTTGAGAGACTGGAGGACCCAAAATGCAGACTGGAAAAACTCAA TTTGGACCATGATGAAGATTATTGGATCAACCCACAGCTTCTGAACAAAT acgCCTGTGATTTGACCTTTGACATCAATACTGCCAATGAATACCTCATCCTGTCTGAGTGCAACAGAACAGTTAGTTTGATGCAGGAAAAGCAGAAGTATCCTGATCACCCAGAAAGGTTTCAATATGAGGGTCAGGTGATGTGCAGAGAAGCTCTGACTGGACGCcgttactgggaggtggaggCGACATCAGTCCAAAACATGGGAGTGGCTTTTAAGGAGGTTCAGAGGAAAGGATGCGACTTTCAGATGGACTGGAGCGATAAGACCTGGATGTTACATAACTATTTACTGCATGGTTTTACGTTTCGCCACGGGCATCAGGAAGTCTACGTTCCGATCACATTTATTGATGACCAAGAATTCGTGGCCCGACCCCGACCCATGAGAGTTGGACTGTTTCTGGACTGGCCAGCAggtattctgtgtttttactggCTGTCTGGTGACACAAGAACTCTGCTTCAcaccttccactcaacttttacTGAGCCTGTTTACCCAGCATTCACCGTTCAGGCCTTTTCTTTGACTCTGCTGACTGTTGAGAAACTGGAACCAGACCAT GTTCCCTTGGGCTTCACACCTGAGGTGAGCAGAGAGACGATCGGTGTCTCTTACAG CTTCCAGTTTCCTGGTTCAGGTCTGTTCCGGTGTTCTCTGACTGGTCTGGTGTTCGGAGTGACCCGGGAGGCAGAGCTGACGTACAAGACTCAAATCTGGGATGAGAAGCTGCTGCAGACGGCGAACAAGCTGCCAGGCGGACCTTTGTTCAGCATCGAATGTCCTCAGGGCTGCatcacagagctgcagctgccGCACTGCCAGCCTGCAGCAG CCCAGCAGCCTGACTGCCTCTCTGTCGGCCACATCACTGATGATGGGATGATCGTCCTTCCGCCACTCCGGGTCACAGAAACCCACGTGGTGCTGAGCGTCTCACACCTTTCTGGCTTCGGCGTCGTGTTGGACCAGATCAAGAAGTTCCTGACCAAGCCGATTCGGGGCCAAGTTCTGCTGTTCCTGAGGCAGCTGCAGCGACCTCTCAGCATCCTCAGTGTGATTCTGCTGCCCAGCAACGTTCCTCTGCAGGAT GTGAAAGAGCAGCACAGCGGCTCTAAGTTCATCCAGGCTCCATCCTTCTGCTCCTTCCACAAAGGGAAAACCTACCGCCTCCACAGTGACCCGGCGGGCCTCACCATCCAACCCAAA ACAGCTCAGTTCTTTGAGAACTACGGGCCAAATTACCACGCCACGTTTGAGATCACGCTGTCGACGAGAGCGGAGGACGTGACTGTGAAGGTCCAGAGTCCGGAAGAGGAAAACGTCTGGGACTACGCCCTGCACCTGCCAG CTCCAGCCTCTCCTGGTCCGGCAGACCAAAGGCGACTGCGGCTCGGGGAAAGTTTGTCAGCGGAGGAGAAGCTGAGAAGCGTCCGACCGGACTTCATCGATCACGTGTCCAACCCGGTTCTGGACAAGCTGCTGGACGAGCTGCAGCACTGCAGGGTGATATCAGATGCTGAAGCGGaccagatcagaaccaaacCCAGAGCAGAAAAAGCCCGAGAGCTGATTGACTCGGTGAGGAAGAAAGGAGCAGAGGCCAGCTCCAGAATGACCTCTGCCCTCTGCTCCAACGACCCGTATCTGAGCAGCGAACTGGGCTTACTGTGA
- the LOC102223250 gene encoding NACHT, LRR and PYD domains-containing protein 12-like isoform X2, whose translation MEHDQHMDIIKKNLKASLQKRFTWTYEGTSDSWIKLQDVYTKLFIVQQADQPGCVQHEILHHFMLPDEKSPHTEFNYEQINSLDIFKPGKKHFQQQSTHCKSIQRVMTKGIAGIGKTFAVQNFSLNWAEGKSNQHIDLIFVLPFRELNMIKDGEHSLLQLLLYFYPELKPLKDAKRLINEKILFILDGLDENRYLLDFKEAMSVTDINQKTTVDVLLINLIRGNLLPDALLWITSRPAAASQIPSKYIDQVTEVQGFTDQEKNKYFRKRLSSVQKAEELLSGLRGMISFHLMGHIPVFCWVIAEVFKKGWSDRRITTMTELYIYYVLIQTKRTTQKYESKSSKKESRKRISNLQNTGFLLNLSRLAFEQLHKGNIIFYEEDLTDCGIDADDASLFCGLCSEILKQEFGLYQKKMFSFVHLSFQEFLAAVYVFHCCKTNDLGPLRSFLGVDPTDMSFLELQKKVVDKAVQSEKGQLDLFLCFFLGLSLRPNQEMIQILLPQTESSSDTTDSLKAYIRSFHADNIPTERCINLFLCKFELKEREFQDDIGKYLKLGVRLSTIDCSVLSTLLQMSGEVIEELDLTRCCILDSGTEKLLQLVGNCKKAVLKSRHVLDFNLHILLSILQSEDSSLQELCLHGSHTVQTALPFELFAVLERPVCKLQTLRLSGFPLDSMRCRQLATVLQAKQSNLTTLDLTNCTYSYVKNYSGNILEHEKKEKYEDFIDEATPLTRISTGLIGPLCKLKEFGMKSCNLRSGCCQVFASALSSNSQLRKLDLSCNQIQDLGVQLLSVGLGESDCQLESLRLSCCGISQEGCASLASALKSNPVHLIELDVSYNHPGQLGVKMLLERLEDPKCRLEKLNLDHDEDYWINPQLLNKYACDLTFDINTANEYLILSECNRTVSLMQEKQKYPDHPERFQYEGQVMCREALTGRRYWEVEATSVQNMGVAFKEVQRKGCDFQMDWSDKTWMLHNYLLHGFTFRHGHQEVYVPITFIDDQEFVARPRPMRVGLFLDWPAGILCFYWLSGDTRTLLHTFHSTFTEPVYPAFTVQAFSLTLLTVEKLEPDHVPLGFTPEVSRETIGVSYSFQFPGSGLFRCSLTGLVFGVTREAELTYKTQIWDEKLLQTANKLPGGPLFSIECPQGCITELQLPHCQPAAAQQPDCLSVGHITDDGMIVLPPLRVTETHVVLSVSHLSGFGVVLDQIKKFLTKPIRGQVLLFLRQLQRPLSILSVILLPSNVPLQDVKEQHSGSKFIQAPSFCSFHKGKTYRLHSDPAGLTIQPKTAQFFENYGPNYHATFEITLSTRAEDVTVKVQSPEEENVWDYALHLPAPASPGPADQRRLRLGESLSAEEKLRSVRPDFIDHVSNPVLDKLLDELQHCRVISDAEADQIRTKPRAEKARELIDSVRKKGAEASSRMTSALCSNDPYLSSELGLL comes from the exons ATGGAACATGACCAACATATggacatcattaaaaaaaatcttaaagccAGTCTTCAGAAAAGATTTACCTGGACATACGAGGGAACGTCCGACAGTTGGATCAAACTCCAGGATGTTTACACAAAGCTCTTCATTGTGCAACAGGCTGACCAACCAGGCTGCGTCCAACATGAGATTCTGCATCATTTCATGCTCCCTGATGAAAAATCACCACATACAGAGTTTAACTATGAGCAAATCAACAGTCTGGACATTTTTAaaccaggaaaaaaacatttccaacaacAATCAACACATTGTAAATCCATCCAACGAGTGATGACAAAAGGCATTGCTGGTATCGGGAAAACGTTTGCCGTCCAAAACTTTTCTCTAAACTGGGCAGAGGGCAAATCCAATCAGCACATTGATTTAATCTTCGTCCTCCCTTTCAGAGAGCTGAACATGATTAAAGATGGGGAACAcagtctgctgcagctcctcctttACTTCTACCCTGAGCTCAAACCACTCAAAGATGCAAAACGGCTAATTAACGAGAAAATCCTGTTCATCCTTGATGGCCTGGATGAAAATCGATATCTACTGGACTTTAAAGAAGCCATGAGTGTGACTGATATAAATCAGAAAACTACGGTTGATGTGTTGCTCATCAACCTGATCAGAGGCAATCTGCTGCCTGATGCTTTGCTGTGGATTACATCCAGACCTGCTGCAGCCTCCCAGATTCCCTCGAAATACATTGACCAGGTGACAGAAGTGCAGGGATTCACCGACCAAGAAAAGAACAAGTACTTCAGAAAGAGACTGAGTTCTGTCCAGAAGGCTGAAGAACTGCTGTCAGGTCTCAGAGGGATGATAAGCTTCCATTTAATGGGACATATACCTGTGTTTTGTTGGGTTATTGCTGAGGTATTTAAGAAGGGATGGAGTGACCGAAGAATCACAACAATGACTGAGTTGTACATCTATTATGTCCTGATCCAAACcaaaagaacaacacagaaatATGAGTCAAAGAGTTCCAAGAAAGAATCCCGAAAGAGAATATCAAATCTTCAGAACACTGGTTTCCTGTTAAACCTATCCAGACTGGCCTTTGAGCAGCTTCATAAAGGAAACATCATCTTCTATGAGGAAGACCTGACAGACTGTGGCATTGATGCTGATGACGCTTCTTTGTTTTGTGGGCTTTGCTCAGAAATCTTGAAGCAAGAATTTGGTTTGTACCAAAAGAAGATGTTCAGTTTTGTGCATTTGAGCTTTCAGGAGTTTCTAGCTGCTGTTTATGTTTTCCACTGCTGCAAGACGAACGACCTCGGTCCTCTGAGGTCATTCCTGGGAGTTGACCCTACAGATATGAGTTTCCTGGAGCTGCAGAAAAAGGTCGTAGATAAAGCTGTGCAGAGTGAGAAGGGTCAGTTAGacctgtttctctgtttcttcctTGGACTCTCACTGAGGCCAAATCAAGAAATGATTCAAATTTTGCTTCCCCAGACAGAGAGCAGCTCAGACACTACTGACAGTTTAAAAGCCTACATAAGGAGTTTTCATGCTGATAACATCCCAACAGAGAGGTGCATTAATCTTTTCCTCTGCAAGTTTGAGCTCAAAGAAAGAGAATTTCAGGATGACATTGGGAAGTATCTGAAATTAGGAGTGAGACTCTCAACCATTGACTGCTCAGTGCTGTCAACGCTGCTGCAGATGTCTGGTGAAGTGATCGAAGAGCTCGATCTGACGAGATGCTGTATATTGGATTCTGGGACTGAGAAGCTTCTTCAGCTAGTAGGGAACTGCAAGAAGGCTGT ACTGAAGAGCAGACATGTGCTAGACTTTAACCTCCACATACTGCTGTCCATCCTTCAGTCAGAAGATTCAAGCTTACAAGAACTGTGTCTGCATGGTTCTCATACCGTACAGACGGCTCTTCCTTTTGAACTCTTCGCTGTGCTGGAAAGGCCTGTGTGTAAACTGCAGACCCTCAG attgtctggTTTCCCTCTGGACTCCATGAGGTGTCGCCAACTTGCCACCGTGCTTCAAGCCAAACAATCCAACTTGACAACATTGGACTTGACAAACTGTACTTACAGTTATGTTAAGAATTACTCTGGGAATATTTTAGAACAtgagaagaaggaaaaatatgaagattttatTGACGAAGCGACTCCGTTGACTCGGATTTCTACCGGATTGATTGGGCCTCTTTGCAAACTGAAGGAATTTGg AATGAAGAGCTGTAATTTGAGAAGTGGATGCTGTCAGGTGTTTGCCTCGGCTCTGAGCTCCAACAGCCAGCTGAGAAAACTCGATTTGAGTTGCAACCAGATCCAGGATTTGGGAGTGCAGCTCCTCTCTGTTGGTCTGGGCGAGTCAGACTGTCAGCTGGAGTCTCTCAG ATTGTCATGCTGTGGGATCTCACAGGAAGGATGTGCCTCTTTGGCCtcggctctgaagtccaaccctgTCCATCTAATAGAGCTGGACGTTAGCTATAACCACCCGGGTCAGCTTGGAGTCAAGATGCTCCTTGAGAGACTGGAGGACCCAAAATGCAGACTGGAAAAACTCAA TTTGGACCATGATGAAGATTATTGGATCAACCCACAGCTTCTGAACAAAT acgCCTGTGATTTGACCTTTGACATCAATACTGCCAATGAATACCTCATCCTGTCTGAGTGCAACAGAACAGTTAGTTTGATGCAGGAAAAGCAGAAGTATCCTGATCACCCAGAAAGGTTTCAATATGAGGGTCAGGTGATGTGCAGAGAAGCTCTGACTGGACGCcgttactgggaggtggaggCGACATCAGTCCAAAACATGGGAGTGGCTTTTAAGGAGGTTCAGAGGAAAGGATGCGACTTTCAGATGGACTGGAGCGATAAGACCTGGATGTTACATAACTATTTACTGCATGGTTTTACGTTTCGCCACGGGCATCAGGAAGTCTACGTTCCGATCACATTTATTGATGACCAAGAATTCGTGGCCCGACCCCGACCCATGAGAGTTGGACTGTTTCTGGACTGGCCAGCAggtattctgtgtttttactggCTGTCTGGTGACACAAGAACTCTGCTTCAcaccttccactcaacttttacTGAGCCTGTTTACCCAGCATTCACCGTTCAGGCCTTTTCTTTGACTCTGCTGACTGTTGAGAAACTGGAACCAGACCAT GTTCCCTTGGGCTTCACACCTGAGGTGAGCAGAGAGACGATCGGTGTCTCTTACAG CTTCCAGTTTCCTGGTTCAGGTCTGTTCCGGTGTTCTCTGACTGGTCTGGTGTTCGGAGTGACCCGGGAGGCAGAGCTGACGTACAAGACTCAAATCTGGGATGAGAAGCTGCTGCAGACGGCGAACAAGCTGCCAGGCGGACCTTTGTTCAGCATCGAATGTCCTCAGGGCTGCatcacagagctgcagctgccGCACTGCCAGCCTGCAGCAG CCCAGCAGCCTGACTGCCTCTCTGTCGGCCACATCACTGATGATGGGATGATCGTCCTTCCGCCACTCCGGGTCACAGAAACCCACGTGGTGCTGAGCGTCTCACACCTTTCTGGCTTCGGCGTCGTGTTGGACCAGATCAAGAAGTTCCTGACCAAGCCGATTCGGGGCCAAGTTCTGCTGTTCCTGAGGCAGCTGCAGCGACCTCTCAGCATCCTCAGTGTGATTCTGCTGCCCAGCAACGTTCCTCTGCAGGAT GTGAAAGAGCAGCACAGCGGCTCTAAGTTCATCCAGGCTCCATCCTTCTGCTCCTTCCACAAAGGGAAAACCTACCGCCTCCACAGTGACCCGGCGGGCCTCACCATCCAACCCAAA ACAGCTCAGTTCTTTGAGAACTACGGGCCAAATTACCACGCCACGTTTGAGATCACGCTGTCGACGAGAGCGGAGGACGTGACTGTGAAGGTCCAGAGTCCGGAAGAGGAAAACGTCTGGGACTACGCCCTGCACCTGCCAG CTCCAGCCTCTCCTGGTCCGGCAGACCAAAGGCGACTGCGGCTCGGGGAAAGTTTGTCAGCGGAGGAGAAGCTGAGAAGCGTCCGACCGGACTTCATCGATCACGTGTCCAACCCGGTTCTGGACAAGCTGCTGGACGAGCTGCAGCACTGCAGGGTGATATCAGATGCTGAAGCGGaccagatcagaaccaaacCCAGAGCAGAAAAAGCCCGAGAGCTGATTGACTCGGTGAGGAAGAAAGGAGCAGAGGCCAGCTCCAGAATGACCTCTGCCCTCTGCTCCAACGACCCGTATCTGAGCAGCGAACTGGGCTTACTGTGA